A region of the Cupriavidus taiwanensis genome:
GTATGGGTCGGCACCATGCGGCCGTCGGTCAGCTCCAGTCGTATCGGGTCGGCGCCGCAGTGCAGTGCTTTGACCTCAAGCGGAATCGCGATGTGCGCGCCGAACTTGAGCGCCTGCACGAACGCGCGCCCGGCCAGCGCCTGTCCGGAGATGCCGGTCGGGAAGCCCAGGTAGTTCTCGATGCGCGCGCTCGCGCCCGCCTGCCCGCCCGGCGAGCGGCAATCGATCACCGCCACCGACAGGCCTTCGGAGGCGGCATAGACCGCCGTCGCCAGCCCCGCCGGCCCGGCGCCGACCACCACCACGTCATAGACGTGGTCGGGGTCGAACTCAGGCAGCAGGCCGAGGCACGACGCCAGTTGCCCCTCGTCCGGGGCGCGCAGCACGCGGCCGTCGGCGCAGATCACCAGCGGAAAGTCGCTCGCGGGCGCGTGGGCGTAGTCGAGCAAGAGGGAACAGTCGCGGTCGGCGTCGATATCGATGACCGTATGCGGGTAGCCGTTGCGCCGCAGGAACGCCTGCAGCGCCAGCAGCTGCGGCTCGGTGCCGTGGCCAACCAGCACCGGGCCGCTGCCGAACTCGATCAGCCCCACGCGGCGCAGGATCAGCGCGCGCATGATGCGCTCGCCCAGTTCGGCCTCGGCCACCAGCAGCGCACGCAGCCGGTCCGGCATGATCACGTAGCCGTGGGTCTCGGTGACGGCGACGCCGTCGACCAGCGCCGGGCGGCCGGCCAGGGTGCCGACCTCGGCCAGGAAGTGCCCGGCGCCCTGCTCGGTGATCTGGTGTTCGCGTCCCAGGCCGTCGCGCCGCATCACGCGCACGCGGCCGCTTGTGACCAGATACATACCGCGCCCGGACTGGCCGATGGCAAACAGCTTCTCGCCCGCGTGCCAGCTCTGCGGCGTGCCGAAACGACGCACGCGCGCCATCTCGTCGGCAGTGAGCTGCGGGAACATCTGGTGCCAGCGTGATTCCAGCGTGGAGTACGGTGCCTCCAGGCCGCCACCGGTTTCCGCGCCCGGCTCCGTTTCGGCCGCCACTGCCTGCGCCTGCAAGTTCGTCATGCTGCCCCCTGATGACATCGGTACCTGCCGGATCGCCCATATCCCGGCTGCCGCGGCGCGGCTTATCGATAGTAGACGGCACGACGGGGAATGCGAGGCCCTGGGCGCCGACAGTTGCGCATTGCGCCGGCTTGGGATTAATGTTCGCCTCGGCGCTCCGGCAAGCCTGTACCGGCGCCGCCACTGTCAGAACACTGAAGACTTGATGCCATCCACCCCTGAATCCGATCCGACCCCGTCCAACGACCGTCCCGCGCGCGCGGCATTGCGCGCCCTCACGCCAGTCGAAGGACGCGTGCTGGGTGTGCTGGTCGAAAAGCAGCACACCGTACCCGATACCTACCCGCTGTCGCTCAACGCGCTGGCTTCCGGCTGCAACCAGAAGACTGCGCGCGCGCCGGTGATGAACGTCAGCGAGGCCGAGATCCTTGAGGCCATCGACGGCCTCAAGGGCCTGAGCCTGGTCTTCGAAGGCAGCAGCAGCCGCGTGCCGCGCTTCGAGCACAACATGCAGCGGGCGCTCGGCGTGCCGAGCCAGTCGGTCGCGCTGCTGGCGATGCTGCTGCTGCGCGGCCCGCAGACGGCCGCGGAACTGCGCCTGAATACCGCGCGCCTGCACAGCTTTGCCGACATTTCCTCGGTCGAGGCCTTCCTCGACGAGCTGGCCAGCCAGGCGCCGCCGCGCGTGGTGCGCCTGCCGCGTGCCCCCGGCGCCCGCGAAAACCGCTGGATGCATCTGCTGAGCGGCGAAGCCAGCGCCGCCGCGGCGGCCGAAGACAGCGGGCGTGGCGCCGACGGCGACGCCGCACCGTCGGCGGAGCTGGAACAGCTGCGCGCCGAGCAGCAGGCCCTCACCGAAAAAGTGGCAAGGCTGCAGGGCCTGGTCGAACATATGGCCGCGCAGCTTGGCATCTCTGCGGAAGAGTTTCTCGGCTGATCCCGGGCACCCGCCTTCCCACCAGAAGCTCTGCCCCCTCCCTTGCTGGCCCAGGCTTACGGGTTGGGGCGGTTAATTGCGCTATTCCACAAAAAAGAACGCGCCCGCCGCGGTGGCAGGCCGAACTGTCGGATGGCCTGTACGTCGCCTATCCTTTTGCACAGGAAGCCGACAAGCCAGGGAGACCGCCGCAGCCATGGACAAGACAGCCTTCGTATTCGCCGGCGGCGGAAGCCTGGGTGCGATCCAGGTCGGGATGCTGCGTGAACTGGCGGCCTGGGGCGTGAGGCCGGATATCGTGATCGGCGCTTCGGCCGGCGCCATCAACGGCGCCTACTTTGCCTGCAACCCGGGCCTGAACGGCGCGCAGCGGCTCGAGGAGCTCTGGCGGGCGATCCGGCGCACGGACATCCTGCCGTGGAGTTGGCGCAGTGTCTGGAACATGTTCGGCGGCAGCCGCGGCCATCTCGTGGAGGCGACGGGTTTGCGCAGCCTGCTGTCACGGCATTTCGGGCCGCGCAACCTTGAGGCCGCCGAACTGCCGCTGCACGTGGTGGCGACCGACATGCAGAGCGGCGACGAGGTGGTGCTGTCCAGTGGCAGCATCGTCGACGCGGTGCTGGCCAGCGCCGCCATCCCCGGCGTCTTTCCGCCGGTGCAGTTCGGGGGCCGTACCCTGATCGACGGCGGCGTGGCCAACAATACGCCGGTGTCGACCGCGATTCGCCTGGGCGCCACCCGCGTGATCGTGCTGCCGGCGGGCTTTACCTGCGCCGAGCGCCGTCCGCCGCGCGGCGCGCTGGAGCATGCGTTCAACGCGCTCTCGCTGCTGGTGGCGCGCCAGCTGGTGCACGACCTGCAGCACTTCTCCAGCCAGGCGCAGATCAGCGTGGTTCCGCCGCTGTGCCCGCTCGACATCTCGCCCTACGACTACTCACGCTGCGGCGAACTGATCGACCGCGCTGCAGCCACCACGGCCGAGTGGCTGCGCGCCAAGGGCCTCGACACTCCACGCATCCCCGGCGCGCTCGCCCCGCATTCGCATGACGAGACGGCACCGAGCTGCAGTGCCGACATTCCGGCGGCAGCACCGCACTGAAGCGCGGGCTCACGGCCGCGACTCCACTGCACCGGCCTGCACTGCCGGATGGATCGAAGCGCCGAAGTACCGGGGGGATGGCAAGCCGCCCCCCGCGCCGTTGCTACAATCCGGCCCATGCCCAGCCAAGCCGAACGCAGCGCCAGTACCCGCCAGTCCCTGCTCGAAGCCGCCGCGACCCTGCTCATCGAGCAAGGCTACGCGGCCTTTGCCGAAGCGCGCGTGTGCGAGCTGGCGGGCACCAGCCGCGGCTCGCTGCGCCACCACTTTCCGGAAGGGCGCTACGACCTGCTGCCGGCCATGCTGAAGTTGCTGCTCGAGCGCGAAGCCGAGCGCCTGGCTGCGCTCGGGCCGCTGGGCCCGTCACTGCGCCTGCACCTGATGCTGCATGTGCTGGCACACCGGCCGCAACGGCATGCCTCGCTGGCGATTCTGGAGGTGTGGATGGCAACGCGCGGCGACATCCGTCTTGCCCGCGCCGTGCACGAACCGCTGGCGGCGGTGCCGCAGCGGCTGTTCGGCCAGCCGCCGGACGCACCGCCACAGCCGGAATGGCTGGCACTGCGCTGTTTCCTGCACGGCGCCACCCTGCACAGCTTCGCGCCGGACTACGATGCGCAGCAACTGTCCGAGGCCGTGCGCTGGCTGATCGCGCAGCTGCCACGGCCCGACGGCCTGGACGCGGTGCTGGCCCGGATGCAGGCCCAGCCGCGCTAGCGTGCCGACTTGCACGCTGGCCTGCACGCTCAAGGCAGCCGCGCCAGCAGCCGGTCGTGCAGCGCGGGCGGCAAGGCCAGCCTGCCCTTGCGGCCCGGCGCGGCCGGATCGAACACCACGGCGTGCCCGTCCCAGCTGAGCCGCACCGGCCCGGTACTGGTGAAGGTGCGATGGGCCAGCACCCGGTCGCGTTCGGCGCCGTAGATCCGCAGCAGGATCCGCTCGCCGCCCAGGTAGCAGTATTCGGCGGCGTAGCGGGCCGCGGCATCTACCATCGGCACCCGGCGGCAGTTGTGCGCGCCGGCCCGCTCGGTAACGCCGTGGCCGTAGACGATGGCGGTCCAGATCGCGCCGACCGCCAGCACGCGGCCGGCGCTGACCAGCAGCATGCGCCGGGCACGCGCCGGGCGCCCATGCGGCGATGCCATGACATAAGCCACCGCGCGGAACGCGGCCAGTCCCAGCAACAGCAGCGCCATCGCGGCCAGGTGGAAATAGACCGCCGAATCCGGCATTGACGCCATGATATGGGCCATCCCTGCCCTCCTCCCCGTAAATGCCTGAAGCCACGGCCGGCAAGGGCCAGCCAGCATCCGGCATTCCAGTCCCGAACAAAATCAATCGGCGGGATTTATTCCCGATAATCAATAATGCACGCCTTATTTCCATTCAAGCCACCAGAATAATCAAGCGCCGGGATCGCGCCAATTCGGTGTATTCCCGCTGTGCTATTTTTGCGGGGCGTTATCGGAATGACCTGCGGGAGGCAGACTGGCCAGCAGCGCGAGCAGCCGTGCCGCCGTTGGCGCCACGATCGCTGCCAGCACCGTGGCCATGCCTGCATCGCCGTCGCGGGCGGCATGCTCGAGCCGCTGCGCCGTCAGCCGCAGCGCATGGCAACCGACATAGTGGGCGGAGGCCTTGAGCCGGTGCGCTACGCCCCGCACCGCCTCGAGGTCCGGCCCGGCCCGGCGCAGTTGCGCCAGGTCATCGCGGGTCGAGGTCACCAGCGCATGCAGCAGTTCCCTGGCGAATGCCGGGTTGCCGAAGGTCTGCGCGGCAATGGCCCCGGCGATGCCGGCGCCCTCGCGCGGGGACAGCGCCACGTAGTGCTGGCCGGCCAGCATGGCGAGCAAGGTCGCTTCGGTGACCGGCGCGGCCAGAGTGGCCACGCCGGCGTCTGCGCCAGCCGCCGGTACCGCGCCCGGCGGCAACACCACGGCGCAAACCGCGCCGCGGACGCGCCATGCATGCATCAGCGACGAAGGCACCCCGGCAGCCGCGCTCGCCATCACCAGTTCGACATCGGCGGCCATATCCGCCTCTGGCGCGCCCACGTCGATCCGCACCACAAAGCCGAGGTCATGCAGGATCCGGGCGGTATCCGCGAGCCGGCCCGGGTCGCCGGGGGGTGCAAGGAGCAAGGCTCTGGGGCCGGACTGCGCTTCGGCCGCGTCCACGCTATCCCACCGCAATATGGTGGCGCCGCGCAAAATCGATGACATCGACAATCGATTTTGCCCCCAGTTTTTCCATCACCCGGGTCTTGTGCGTGCTGACGGTCTTGTTGGAAATAAACAAAACCTGCCCGATTTCCTTGTTCGACATGCCCTTGGCCAGCATCTGCATGACCACCAGTTCCTTGTCCGACAGCGAGGCCAGCCGTTCGGCTTCGTCGGCCAGCCCGGATTTGCCGTGGTCGATCTCCGGCATCACCGTATAGCCCGCCAGCACCGACTCCGTGCACCGCACGATTTCGGCCAGCTCCTGCGTCTTGCTGACAAAGCCATGGGCGCCGGCATGGCGCGCGCGGGGGGCGAAGGCGTTCTGGTCCTGGCCCGAGATCACCAGGATTCGCACCGTGGGATGGCTGGCCTTGAGGCGCGGAATCACGTCCAGCCCGTTGATCTTGGGAATATCCAGGTCCAGGATGACCACGTCGGGCATGTATTGCCGCACGATCTCGATGGCCGCCTGGCCATTGTCCGCCTCGAGCACGTGGGTGATGCCCAGCACCTGGGAAAAGTGCGTCTTGAGTACGGCACGCACGGGCGGGTGGTCATCGACGATCAGGATTGTGGTCAAGCTGTACTCCGTTGCAAACATCGCGTTTTCCGCGCGACCGCGGCACATCATTGTGCTAAGCCTTTGCGCCTTTCGAAACCAGAAATTTCCGAGGCACGGGTGGTTTCTTCCGAAAGGCCGCGCCTGCCATAGCGGCGTTGCCGTTCATGTGATGCACCGCAAACGTGCTGGCATTGCAGTGCCGCCGACATGCTTCCCATCGCGCCGCAAGCGGGCCCAGATTGTGTTCTATATGTGGCGCAGCCGACGGCAAAGTGCCCGCGATTTCGAAATTTCCGTATCAATTTCAGATTCGTCCTAATGAGATGGCGGGCCAGCGCCCCTAGAGTGAAAACACTTCACCGACCTCGCCGACCCGCTTGCCGCTCCGTCCGCTCCCTTCTGCTTCGCCACCCGTCACCACGCGCCCGCTTCGTGCTGCTGTCGATTCCACCCAACCCGCCCCGGCCCCGGCAAGGGCCGGCCGCAGCGCGCGTGCGCGGCGACTCGCGTGCGCCATGGCCATGGCCATGGCCATGGCCATCGGCCTGTGGCATGGCGCGCTGACCGCGGCGCTGGCGGCGACCGTGCCGGCGTCCGCGCCAGCGGCGCATTCGCATGCGCACCTGCTGGGCTGGTCCACCGGGGTGCTCTGCGTCCTCACGCCATGCCTGCTGGCGTGGATCATCGCGCTGTACCGCGAGGTGCGCCGACGCCGTGCCGCCGAAACCGCCCTGCAAGACTGCGTTGCCATCCAGACCGCGCTGCTTGACGGCATTCCGCAGCCGGTCTACCTGCGCGACGCGGCGTTGCGGCTCATCGCCTGCAACCGCAGCTATGAGGAACTGCTTGGCGCCACGCGCGGCAGCCTGCTGGGACAGCCGCTGGACGCCGTGCTGTCGGCACACCCCCTTGCCACCGATATGGCCGAGCTGGCTCGCGACTACCGCCAGGTCGTCGAAGGCGGCGCACCGCTGCACGCGGACCGGTGCCTGCACCTGGGCGACCGCACGCTGCACGTACTGAACTGGCTGACCCCGCTGCGCGGCGCCGACGGCTCCATCAAGGGCCTGGCCGGCGGCTGCGTCGACCTGACCGAGCGCCACCAGATGCTGGCCGAGCTGGCCCAGGCCAAGACCGAGGCGGAAGCCGCCAACCGCACCAAGTCCGCGTTCCTGGCGTCGGTCAGCCACGAGATCCGCACGCCGATGAATGCCATCACCGGCATGCTCGAGCTGACGCTGGCGCAATGCCAGTTGCCGGACGAGCAGCGGCTGCAGCTGGTCACCGCGCACAAGTCGGCACTGGGGCTGCTGGCGCTGATCGATGACCTCCTCGACCTGTCCAAGCTGGAGGCCGGCAAGTTCAGCATCCACCCGGCGCCAGCGTCGCTGTCAGGGCTGGTCGACGATACCCTGCTGATCTTCGGGCCCGTGGCCGCGCAAAAGGGCTTGCCCCTGACCAGCGGCGTCAGCGCCGCGCTGGCGCCGCTGCATCAGGTCGACGCGCTGCGCTTCCGGCAGATCCTGGCCAACCTGGTGTCCAATGCGGTGCGCTTCACCGACAGCGGCACGGTCCACGTCCGCCTGGACGCGCAGGCGCCCTGCGACGGCGTCCAGCACGTCATGCTGACGGTCTCCGACAGCGGTGTCGGCATTCCCTTCGAAGCCCAGGTCCGGCTGTTCCAGCCGTTCGAGCAGGTGCATGGCTGCGCGCGCACCCATGCCGGCGGCACCGGGCTGGGACTGGCCATCTGCCGGCGCCTGGCCACTGCCATGGGCGGCGGCATCACGCTCACCAGCCAGCCGGGCCGGGGCACGCGCGTGCTGGTGTCGCTGCCGCTGCAAATCGCCAGCGCACCGCAGCCGGCCGAGCCGGCGCCGCCATTGCCCGTGGCGGGTTGTCCGCGGCGCGGCGCCTGCATCCTGGTCATCGATGACCACGCCCCCAATCGCCTGCTGCTGCAACGCCAGCTGGAACACCTGGGCCACCGCGTCAGCACGGCATGCGATGGCTGCGAAGCGCTGGCCGCGCTGGACCGCGACAAATTCGACGTGATCATTTGCGACTGCGCCATGCCGGTGATGGACGGCCTCGCCTTCACGCGCGCGGTGCGGGCCCGCGGCGACGCCAACCACCGCGTGCCCATCGTCGGCTGCACCGCCAGTGCCGCCGCCAGCGACCACGCCGCGGCCCTGGACGCGGGCATGAACGCGGTGGTGGTCAAGCCGGTGGGCCTGCAGGCCCTGGATGCCGCCGTGTCGCAGGCGCGCGGCGGCCGGCCGCCGCCGCCGTCCAGGACGCGGCAGCCGGAACCAGCCGGCCCCGGCCCGGGGCAAGACCTGGCGCCGTCTGCCGGCATGGTGAGCGAGGACAGTTCCCGCGACGAAGCCGCCCCCGGCGTGCGAGCATCGTGGTGTGCGGTCTGCCGCGCGATGAACGTGCAGTGCGACCGCATCGATCTGCCCGAGGACTGACCGGTCCGCTTCAGGACTCCATCGGCACCGCGCTGGTGCACTTGATCTCGTCCAGGCACACGCTCGACTTCACGCCGCTGACGCCCGGAATGCGCATCAGCGTATCCAGCAGGAAATCCGACAGCGATTTCAGGTCGCGGGCGACCACCTTCAGCACGTAGTCGATATCGCCCGTCACCGAGAAGCACTCCTGGATCTGCGCCAGTTCCGCCACCAGCCGCTTGAAGTTGGACAGGTCGCGGATATGGCCCCGCTCCATCGTCACATGGATAAAGGCCACCACGCCGAAGCCCAGCGCCGCGGCGTCCAGCCGCGCCTCGTAGCGCTTGACCAGCCCGGCCTCTTCCAGCCGGCGGTGGCGCCGCAAGGTCTGCGCCGGCGACAGCGCGATGGCCTCGGCCAGTTCCAGGTTGGATGCCCGCCCGTGCTCCTGCAGCACCCCGAGCAAGCGGCGATCGGTGCGGTCCAGCTCGATTGATTGCACTTTGGTTTCCTCATCTTACGGGTTCAGGAAATCGGATTTCATAATCTAGGGTTTCCCTGCCTGTTTTACGAAATCCAATTTTGCCGCCCCGAATATACACTGCATCCCAAGCAAGCGCACCGCAAACCCCTGCAGACAGGGGTCCGGTGCCGAGCCGGCTGGCCCCGGCGCGACTGCGCAAGCAAGTGCTGAAGCCACAATATTATTTCCCGCCCCTACGTTCTTACCGAGAAAGCCATGGCCGACCTGTTTGACAATCCGATGCAGCTGATGGGCTTCGAATTCGTGGAATTCGCCTCGCCCACCCCCAACCTGCTTGAGCCGCTGTTCGAGCAGATGGGCTTCACGCTGGTGGCAAAGCACCGTTCCAAGGACGTGGTGCTCTACCGCCAGGGCGAAGTGAACTTCATCGTCAATCGCGAACCGCACAGCCACGCCGCCTACTTTGCCGCCGAGCACGGCCCCAGCGCCTGCGGCATGGCTTTCCGCGTCAAGGATTCGCACAAGGCCTATGCCCGCGCGCTGGCGCTAGGCGCGCAGCCGGTCGAGATCCCGACCGGCCCGATGGAGCTGCGCCTGCCGGCGATCAAGGGCATCGGCGGCGCGCCGCTGTACCTGATCGACCGCTTCGAGGAAGGCAAGTCCATCTATGACATCGACTTCGAGTTCATCGAGGGCGTCGACCGCCACCCGGTCGGCCACGGCCTCAAGCTGATCGACCACCTGACCCACAACGTCTACCGTGGCCGCATGGCCTATTGGGCCAACTTCTACGAAAAGCTGTTCAACTTCCGCGAAATCCGCTACTTCGACATCCAGGGCGAATACACCGGCCTGGCCTCCAAGGCCATGACCGCGCCGGATGGTAAAATCCGCATTCCGCTGAACGAGGAATCGTCCAAGGGCGCCGGACAGATCGAAGAGTTCCTGATGGCCTTCAACGGCGAAGGCATCCAGCACATCGCCTTCCTGACCGACAACCTGATCGAGGTCATCGACCGCCTGCAACTGGCCGGCGTGCCGCTGATGACCGCGCCGAACGACTACTACTACGAGGCGCTCGACACCCGCCTGCCCGGCCACGGCCAGCCCGTCGAGCAACTGAAGTCGCGCGGCATCCTGCTGGACGGCACCACCGAAGGCGGCAAGCCCCGTCTGCTGCTGCAGATCTTCTCCAAGACCGCGCTCGGCCCGGTGTTCTTCGAGTTCATCCAGCGCCAGGGCGACGAAGGCTTCGGCGAAGGCAACTTCAAGGCACTGTTCGAGTCGCTGGAACGCGACCAGATCGAACGCGGCACGCTCAAGGTCGAGGCCTGACCGGCATCGGCCAGCACTGACCGGCCGCCTTCGTCGGCGCGCCGGTCCGGCAACGCGCACGCCCCGCGCGGCAGACACCCTGCCGCGCGCGCGGCGACGACCCCCAGGCCCAAGCGTCCGACTCCGACAATAGCCAGAGACGCGGGCCCGCATTCCATGAGAATGGGTAGAGGACACACTGCATGCATTCCAGCAACAATGACGGCTCGCTCAAGCGCGGGCTGAAGAACCGGCACATCCAGCTGATCGCCCTGGGTGGCGCCATCGGCACCGGACTTTTCCTGGGCATCGCCCAGACCATCAAGATGGCGGGACCCTCGGTCCTGCTGGGCTATGCGATCGCCGGCATCGTCGCCTTCTTCATCATGCGCCAGCTCGGCGAGATGGTGGTGGACGAGCCCGTCGCCGGTTCGTTCAGCTACTTTGCCGACAAGTACTGCGGCCACTTCGCCGGCTTCCTGTCGGGGTGGAACTACTGGGTGCTGTATATCCTGGTGAGCATGGCCGAACTCTCCGCGGTCGGCATCTACGTGCAGTACTGGTGGCCGGAGATTCCCACCTGGGTCTCGGCGCTGGCGTTCTTCGTCATCATCAACGCGATCAACCTGGCCAGCGTGAAGTCCTTCGGCGAGATGGAATTCTGGTTCTCGATCATCAAGGTCGCGGCGATCATCGGCATGATCGGCTTCGGCGGCTACCTGCTGATGTCCGGCAATGCCGGCCCGCAGGCCAGCGTGGCCAACCTGTGGCAGCACGGCGGCTTCTTCCCCAACGGCATGGGCGGCCTGGTGATGGCCATGGCGGTGATCATGTTCTCGTTCGGCGGCCTGGAGCTGGTGGGCATCACCGCGGCCGAGGCGGATTCGCCCGAGAAGACCATCCCCAAGGCCACCAACCAGGTGATCTACCGCATCCTGATCTTCTACGTGGGCGCGCTGGCGGTGCTGCTGTCGCTGTACCCGTGGGAGAACGTGGTCACCGGCGGCAGCCCGTTCGTGCTGATCTTCCACGCGCTCAACAGCAACTGGGTGGCCAACGTGCTGAACGTGGTGGTGCTGACCGCGGCGCTGTCGGTCTACAACAGCGGCGTGTACTGCAACAGCCGCATGCTTTACGGCCTGGCCAAGCAGGGTAATGCACCCAAGGCACTGCTCAAGGTCAACCAGCGCGGCATCCCGCTGACGGCACTGGCTTTCTCGGCGGTGGCCACCGCCGCCTGCGTGGTGATCAACTACTTCATGCCGGGCAAGGCCTTCGAGCTGCTGATGGGGCTGGTGGTGTCGGCGCTGATCATCAACTGGGCCATGATCAGCCTGATCCACCTGAAGTTCCGCGCCGACAAGCGCAAGGCCGGCCAGGCCACGGCGTTCCAGAGCTGGGG
Encoded here:
- a CDS encoding FAD-dependent oxidoreductase; this translates as MTNLQAQAVAAETEPGAETGGGLEAPYSTLESRWHQMFPQLTADEMARVRRFGTPQSWHAGEKLFAIGQSGRGMYLVTSGRVRVMRRDGLGREHQITEQGAGHFLAEVGTLAGRPALVDGVAVTETHGYVIMPDRLRALLVAEAELGERIMRALILRRVGLIEFGSGPVLVGHGTEPQLLALQAFLRRNGYPHTVIDIDADRDCSLLLDYAHAPASDFPLVICADGRVLRAPDEGQLASCLGLLPEFDPDHVYDVVVVGAGPAGLATAVYAASEGLSVAVIDCRSPGGQAGASARIENYLGFPTGISGQALAGRAFVQALKFGAHIAIPLEVKALHCGADPIRLELTDGRMVPTHTVVIATGAQYRRPDIAALEHFEGRGVYYWASPVEAKLCKNEPAMLVGGGNSAGQAAVFLASHAAHVHMLVRGPGLAATMSRYLIDRIAALPNITLHTQAQISALDGDGWLSAVHYDCRAEHPAPVTMAVRHLFLFIGADPNAAWLRTCHVEVDDKGFVRTGGGSLGCASAVPYPLQTSVPGVFAIGDVRAGSTKRVAAAVGEGAAVVAQIHDYLAKIQAPAMG
- a CDS encoding response regulator transcription factor, giving the protein MTTILIVDDHPPVRAVLKTHFSQVLGITHVLEADNGQAAIEIVRQYMPDVVILDLDIPKINGLDVIPRLKASHPTVRILVISGQDQNAFAPRARHAGAHGFVSKTQELAEIVRCTESVLAGYTVMPEIDHGKSGLADEAERLASLSDKELVVMQMLAKGMSNKEIGQVLFISNKTVSTHKTRVMEKLGAKSIVDVIDFARRHHIAVG
- the hppD gene encoding 4-hydroxyphenylpyruvate dioxygenase, producing the protein MADLFDNPMQLMGFEFVEFASPTPNLLEPLFEQMGFTLVAKHRSKDVVLYRQGEVNFIVNREPHSHAAYFAAEHGPSACGMAFRVKDSHKAYARALALGAQPVEIPTGPMELRLPAIKGIGGAPLYLIDRFEEGKSIYDIDFEFIEGVDRHPVGHGLKLIDHLTHNVYRGRMAYWANFYEKLFNFREIRYFDIQGEYTGLASKAMTAPDGKIRIPLNEESSKGAGQIEEFLMAFNGEGIQHIAFLTDNLIEVIDRLQLAGVPLMTAPNDYYYEALDTRLPGHGQPVEQLKSRGILLDGTTEGGKPRLLLQIFSKTALGPVFFEFIQRQGDEGFGEGNFKALFESLERDQIERGTLKVEA
- a CDS encoding TetR/AcrR family transcriptional regulator; its protein translation is MPSQAERSASTRQSLLEAAATLLIEQGYAAFAEARVCELAGTSRGSLRHHFPEGRYDLLPAMLKLLLEREAERLAALGPLGPSLRLHLMLHVLAHRPQRHASLAILEVWMATRGDIRLARAVHEPLAAVPQRLFGQPPDAPPQPEWLALRCFLHGATLHSFAPDYDAQQLSEAVRWLIAQLPRPDGLDAVLARMQAQPR
- a CDS encoding YceH family protein; translation: MPSTPESDPTPSNDRPARAALRALTPVEGRVLGVLVEKQHTVPDTYPLSLNALASGCNQKTARAPVMNVSEAEILEAIDGLKGLSLVFEGSSSRVPRFEHNMQRALGVPSQSVALLAMLLLRGPQTAAELRLNTARLHSFADISSVEAFLDELASQAPPRVVRLPRAPGARENRWMHLLSGEASAAAAAEDSGRGADGDAAPSAELEQLRAEQQALTEKVARLQGLVEHMAAQLGISAEEFLG
- a CDS encoding Hpt domain-containing protein yields the protein MDAAEAQSGPRALLLAPPGDPGRLADTARILHDLGFVVRIDVGAPEADMAADVELVMASAAAGVPSSLMHAWRVRGAVCAVVLPPGAVPAAGADAGVATLAAPVTEATLLAMLAGQHYVALSPREGAGIAGAIAAQTFGNPAFARELLHALVTSTRDDLAQLRRAGPDLEAVRGVAHRLKASAHYVGCHALRLTAQRLEHAARDGDAGMATVLAAIVAPTAARLLALLASLPPAGHSDNAPQK
- a CDS encoding patatin-like phospholipase family protein; the encoded protein is MDKTAFVFAGGGSLGAIQVGMLRELAAWGVRPDIVIGASAGAINGAYFACNPGLNGAQRLEELWRAIRRTDILPWSWRSVWNMFGGSRGHLVEATGLRSLLSRHFGPRNLEAAELPLHVVATDMQSGDEVVLSSGSIVDAVLASAAIPGVFPPVQFGGRTLIDGGVANNTPVSTAIRLGATRVIVLPAGFTCAERRPPRGALEHAFNALSLLVARQLVHDLQHFSSQAQISVVPPLCPLDISPYDYSRCGELIDRAAATTAEWLRAKGLDTPRIPGALAPHSHDETAPSCSADIPAAAPH
- a CDS encoding amino acid permease, translating into MHSSNNDGSLKRGLKNRHIQLIALGGAIGTGLFLGIAQTIKMAGPSVLLGYAIAGIVAFFIMRQLGEMVVDEPVAGSFSYFADKYCGHFAGFLSGWNYWVLYILVSMAELSAVGIYVQYWWPEIPTWVSALAFFVIINAINLASVKSFGEMEFWFSIIKVAAIIGMIGFGGYLLMSGNAGPQASVANLWQHGGFFPNGMGGLVMAMAVIMFSFGGLELVGITAAEADSPEKTIPKATNQVIYRILIFYVGALAVLLSLYPWENVVTGGSPFVLIFHALNSNWVANVLNVVVLTAALSVYNSGVYCNSRMLYGLAKQGNAPKALLKVNQRGIPLTALAFSAVATAACVVINYFMPGKAFELLMGLVVSALIINWAMISLIHLKFRADKRKAGQATAFQSWGYPLTNYLCLVFLAGILVVMYLTEGLRLSVYLIPVWLVVLGVSYLVRQKKAGAALQAGVAAQQLR
- a CDS encoding Lrp/AsnC family transcriptional regulator; the protein is MQSIELDRTDRRLLGVLQEHGRASNLELAEAIALSPAQTLRRHRRLEEAGLVKRYEARLDAAALGFGVVAFIHVTMERGHIRDLSNFKRLVAELAQIQECFSVTGDIDYVLKVVARDLKSLSDFLLDTLMRIPGVSGVKSSVCLDEIKCTSAVPMES
- a CDS encoding PAS domain-containing sensor histidine kinase produces the protein MAMAMAMAIGLWHGALTAALAATVPASAPAAHSHAHLLGWSTGVLCVLTPCLLAWIIALYREVRRRRAAETALQDCVAIQTALLDGIPQPVYLRDAALRLIACNRSYEELLGATRGSLLGQPLDAVLSAHPLATDMAELARDYRQVVEGGAPLHADRCLHLGDRTLHVLNWLTPLRGADGSIKGLAGGCVDLTERHQMLAELAQAKTEAEAANRTKSAFLASVSHEIRTPMNAITGMLELTLAQCQLPDEQRLQLVTAHKSALGLLALIDDLLDLSKLEAGKFSIHPAPASLSGLVDDTLLIFGPVAAQKGLPLTSGVSAALAPLHQVDALRFRQILANLVSNAVRFTDSGTVHVRLDAQAPCDGVQHVMLTVSDSGVGIPFEAQVRLFQPFEQVHGCARTHAGGTGLGLAICRRLATAMGGGITLTSQPGRGTRVLVSLPLQIASAPQPAEPAPPLPVAGCPRRGACILVIDDHAPNRLLLQRQLEHLGHRVSTACDGCEALAALDRDKFDVIICDCAMPVMDGLAFTRAVRARGDANHRVPIVGCTASAAASDHAAALDAGMNAVVVKPVGLQALDAAVSQARGGRPPPPSRTRQPEPAGPGPGQDLAPSAGMVSEDSSRDEAAPGVRASWCAVCRAMNVQCDRIDLPED